ATATCCGACCGTGCCACGCCTGTCGCGCCGTGCCGCCTCTCCGTGCGGGCGGCCACAGCCGCCTTGCGGGTCCAATGCCGCGCGCCCCGGGGAGCAATCGCCGGTGAATAACACACCTTCAGGCCGGGCACCTTTCGGCCAGGAACGCGCCGGACGCCGCCCAGCCTTGGACCCGGTGCAGGCGGAAGCGCTGGACTGGTTCACGCGCCTCCAGGCCGTGCCCGCTGACGCCGCACTGCAGGCGCGGTTCGAGGCCTGGCTTGCGGAGAACCCGCGCCACGCCGATGCCTATGGCCGGATCGCCGGAATGTGGGGCGACCCCGCTTTCGGCGCAGCAGTGGAACGGCGGGCCGTGGCCCTCGCGCCACCCGCCCCGCAACGCCGCGCCGGCCTTACGCGGCGCGGATGGCTCGCCGGCGGCCTGGCAGCGGCGCTGGTGCTGGCGGTGGGCGGCGCGCACCTCTCCGGCGCCTGGACCCGGCTCGGCGCCGACTATGCCACCGCTGTGGCGGAGCGTCGGACCGTGCAATTGCCGGACGGCTCGCGCATGATCCTCGACGGTGCCAGCGCCGCCGCCATCGATTTCGACGGCGACCGCCGCACCGTCCACTTGCTGGAGGGCGAGGCCTATTTCGATGTGGTCTCCGACCCCGCCCGCCCGTTCCGCGCGGTGGGACGGTTCGGCGAGGTGGAGGTGACGGGCACGGCCTTTTCCGTCCGCCTCGGGGAAGGCGCGGACGAGGTGGTGCTCGCCCGTGGCCGGGTGGAGGTGCGGGCGCTGGCCGGCAATGCCCCCCCCTCGGCATTGAGCCCGGGCGACATGGTCATGGTCAACCGCAATGGCCTGTCCGCCGTGCGCAAGGTCGACACGGAGCGCGCCCTGGCCTGGCTGGACGGGCGACTCAGCTTCAGCCGGCGCCCCCTTGGCGACGTGATAGAGGATGTCCGGCGCAGCTATGACGGTCGCATCTTCATCCTCAATGGCGATGTGGCCCGCCGGGAGGTCAGCGGCAGCTACAGGCTGGACGACCCGGTGCTCGTCATCCGTTCGTTGGCGGAGGCGGCGGGGGCGCAGGCCTCGTTTCTGCCTGGCGGCATCATCATCTTGAGATAGCTGGACTCTTTTTCCAGTTTGGAACTCCATCAGCTCCAATGTTTGACGGGGCGCGATTTTTCCTTGTGAGGTCGCCCCCCTCCACCCGTTCCATCTTCAGGGACGCATGGGCGGTCCCGGACGAGAGTGTCGGGTGAGGGCGTTGTGACCAATTCCAGTGTGGCGCGCGGTGGGCGTGGACGTGTGCGTTTCCCCGGTCTGGGGCAGGTCCTTCTGGCTTCGAGTGCGCTAAGCCTCGGGCTCGTCGTCGCGCTCCCGGCTTATGCACAGAGCGCCCCGCAGGCAACGGCACCGGCCTCCGCCCAGGCGATAAATTTCTCCATTCCCGCCCAGCCGCTGGCCAATGCCATCGACGCCTTCATCCGCGTCACCGGCTGGCAGGTGGGTTATTCATCCGCACTCGCCGACGGCCTGTTCTCCCGGCCGGTGAACGGCGCCCACACGCCCCTTGACGCGCTGCGCATCATGCTCGGCGGAACCGGGATCAGCGTCAGCACCACCGGCCCGCGCACGGCGACTCTGGTGGCCCCCTCGAGCCGCAGCGGATCGAGCAGCGACCTGCTGCTCGACATGATCCAAGTGCAGGGGGAGGACCCGACCCAGCATGTGGACGGCTATCTCGCCACGGTGAGCGCCACCGCCACCGGCATCGCTACGCCCATTATCGAGACGCCGCAATCGGTCTCCGTGGTGACCAGCGACCTGATCCGCGACACCGGCGCCTCCACGGTGACGGAGGCCATCCAATACACCCCGAGCGTGAATGCCCAGTCGCCGGCCTTCAGCCGCACCGTAGACGACTTGATGATCCGCGGCTTCAACGTCGCCAATGGCAATATGGGCATGTTGCGCGACGGCATGAAGTACCAGTCCAACGTCTATGACGGCGGCCAGGAGCCCTATGGCCTTGAGCGGATCGAGATCCTGCGCGGCCCCTCCTCCATCCTTTACGGCCAGCTCTCGCCCGGCGGCGTGGTGAATGCCGTGTCCAAGCGCCCGACCTTCGAGCCCTTCTACGAAGTCAATGCGGAGTATGGCAGCTTCGATTGGGCGCAGATTTCCACCGACATGGGAGGCCAGGCGCTCGGCAACCCCAATATGGCCTATCGCTTCACCACCCTGTTTCGGAAGGCCGATACCAATATCGACTATGTGAACGACGACCGCATCTATATTGCGCCCGCCTTTACTTGGCGCAACGATACGACGTCGCTCACCATCCTTGCCAATTATCAACAAATCGATTCCCGCTTCGTCGCGCCGATGCCCTATTCCGCCCTCGCCAGCGGCCAAGTCTCCCGCAGCCTGTTCATCGGCAATACCAATTACGACACGTTCGAGACCCAGACCTCCTCCATCGGCTATCTGTTCGAGCATGAGTTCGACAATGGCGTGCGCCTGCGCAATGCCACGCGTTACTATCAGGCGGACGTCACCTGGAACTACATGCAGTGGGGCTTGCTGCAGGCCAATGGCAACCTGATCCGACGCGCCAGCGACCGACAGGATACATCCACCGGCGTCACCTCGGACACCAGCCTGGAATGGAAATTCGAGACCGGCCCCATCGTCCACACCGCGCTCGCCGGCTTCGATTATTATTATCGCGGCTATGACACGGACCGCTATCGCAGCGGCCTCTACAACAACTTCAACATCTATTTCCCGGACAACAACCAGCTTCCACCCTCCATCAATTACAACGTCAATTACGGCTCCAACAGCACCGGCAACCAGTATGGTCTCTATCTTCAAGACCAGATGAAGATGTGGGACAAGCTGGTGCTGCTGGTGGGCGGGCGCTATGACTGGGCGCAGTCCGAAAGCACCAGCTACCAGACCAATGCGGTCACCAACCAGAATGACAGCGCCTTCAGCGGGCGCGCGGGCCTCGTCTATCTCTTCGACAATGGCCTTGCGCCCTATCTGAGCGTCAGCCAGTCCTTCCAGCCACAGGTGGGCGCCAATTCCTTCACCGGCGCGGCCTTCCAGCCGAGCAGCGGCCTACAATATGAGGCCGGCGTGCGATATGAGCCCGTGGGCGCCAACTATCTGCTGAGCGCCGCCGTCTATGACATCACGCAGTCCAACGTGGTCACCACGGATGCGAGCGGCCTGCAGTACCAGATCGGCGAGGTGAACTCGAAGGGCTTCGAATTCTCCGCCACCGGCAAGTTCGGCGCGCTCAACATGGTGGCCGCCTATTCCTACACCGATGCCCGCATCACCCAAAGCGTAGACCCCTCCGAAATCGGCCAGCGCGAAGCCCTGGTGCCGCTGAACACCGTGGCGCTGTGGGCGGACTATGCCCTGGACGAACTGGGGGTGCGGGGCCTGAAGATCGGGGCCGGCGTGCGCTATCTCAGCGACATGAACATGCCAGACGTGGGCACGGCCGTCCCCGGCTACACGCTGGTCGATGCCATGGTGCGCTATGACCTGGGCGCCGCCAATCCGAACCTGAAGGGCGCGGTGCTGGCGGTGAACGGCAAGAACATCTTCAACGCCCAATACATGACCTGCACCGGTTCGGACGGTTGCCGCTATGGCGTTCCCGCCACCGTCACAGCCACCCTCACCTATCGCTGGTGAGGCATGGACGTCACGCTGCGTTCCGTTCTCGATCGTCGGACGCTCGCCAAGGCTCTCCTTGGCGGGCTTCTGGCGTCCGGGCTCCCAGCTCTTGGGCGGGCACGGGCGGATGGGGCGCACCGCGTGGTGTCGCTCGACCTGATGCTGACCGAGCAATTGCTGACGCTCGGCGTGCCGCCTCTCGCGGTGGCCAACATTCCCCTGTACGAGCGCCTGGTCGCGGAGCCGGCGCTGCCAGCGGGGGTCGAGGATGTGGGGCCCCAGCAGGAGCCCAATCGCGAACTGATGCAATATCTTCAGCCCGACCTCATTGTCGGCCTGAGCTGGCAGGCCTTCCGCCAGCAGGCATTGGCGCGCATCGCCCCCGTCGCCTTCCTGCCCCCGCCCGGGCGCTCGGGTGCGCCGGTGGAGGGTGTCCAGGAGCTCCTGGCCGAGCTTGGCCGCAGGACGGGTCGGGAGGCGGAGGCGGCTGCGCGTAACGCGATGCTCCGCGCCCGGCTCGCCGATGCGGAAGCGCGCCTCGTCGGGCGCGTGTCGCGGCCAGTCTATCTGGTGCGCTTTATGGAGGATGGCCGGCACGCGGCCGTGTTCGGCACCCGCTCCCTCATCGGCGACGTGGCGGCGCGCATCGGCCTCGCCAATGCCTGGGCCGGACGCGGCAATGCTAGCGGGGTGGCCACCATCGGCATTGCCGATCTCGCTGCTGTGCCGGAAGCCGGGCTCATCCATTTCGACCGGGGCGCGGAAACCGCGCGCGCCCTCGCGCGGCTGGGCGAAAGCCCCTTCTGGCAGGCCTTGCCCCTCGTGCGCGCGGGGCGGGTGGCGGCCATGCCCGTCATCTATCCAAGCGGCGGCGTCGCTTCCGCCCTGCGGCTGGTCGCGCAGGTCGAGGCCCTTTATCTCGGGGCGGGTGGCTCGCGTGTCTGACGCCCTCTCTGCGGCGCGCGCGCCGTCTTCAAGCCGCGCGGGTCCGTTCGGCCTGGGGTTGGGGCTGCTCCTCCTGATCCTGGCCTCAGCTCTCCTGGCGCGCGCCTGTGCCGCCGAGGTACCGCCCGGCGCCTGGTGGAGGACGGCCTTCGCCCCAAGCCCATTCGACATGCACCAGCTCATGGTACGCGAGGCCCTGTTGCCGCGCTTTGCCGTCAGCCTCCTTGCGGGCGCGGCCTTGGGGCTTTCGGGGGTGCTGTTCCAGCAGGTGCTGCGCAATCCGCTCGCGGAAGCCGGCACGCTCGGCGTCTTCGCGGGAGCGAAGCTCGCGGTGATGGCCGCGCTTCTGTTCTCTCCTGGCCTGCTGGCCTTCGGACTGGAGGCCCCGGCTTTGGCCGGCGGTCTTCTGAGCTTCCTGGCGGTCGCCGGCATCGGCGCGCGCCAGCGCTTCGCGCCGCTGGTGGTCATCTTGGCGGGCATGGTTGTGGGGCTGTTCTGCGAAGGCATCTCACAGGCGCTGCTGCTCTTCTACCACGAGGCCCTCACCGATCTGCAGGCCTGGCAGGCGGGAAGCCTGGCGCAGAACAATTGGGCGCCGACCCGCATGCTGGCGGTGCTGCTGGTTGCGGGATTGGGCGCGGCAGCCCTCATGGCCCGTCCGCTCGCGGCCTTCGACCTGTCGGAAGACAGCGCCCGCAGCCTCGGCGTCGCGGTGGCGCCCGTGCGCGCGGCGGCGCTGTGCGCGGCGGTGGCGCTGGCGGTGGGCGTGGCCGCACTGGTGGGGGTAATCGGCTTCATCGGCCTTGCGGGCCCCGCCCTGGCCCGCGCGGCAGGCGCGCGCACGCTCAAGGCGCGGCTTTGGAGCGCACCGCTTCAGTCCGCCGGGCTGCTCGCCCTCACGGACCAAGTGGTTGCCGCCACCTTCGGCTCGCAATTGCCCACGGGTGCCGTCACCGCCGTCCTCGGCGCGCCCTTGTTGCTGTGGCTGCTGCGGCGGGTCCGGGCCGGCGCCATGGGGCCGGTGATGAACGCCGCCCTGGGGCGGCGCCTCGGCGAACAGTCGGCGTTCGTCGCCCTAAGCGGGCTTATCCTCGCGCTCACCACCGCCTGCGCGCTCGCTTTGGTTCTGGGACGCACGCCGGAAGGATGGGCCCTCGCCCTGGGGCCGGACTTCGCGGCGATGCTCCCCTGGCGCGCGCCGCGGGTGGCAGCCGCGGCTGCGGCCGGCGCCCTGTTCGCGCTCTCGGGCCAGATCCTCCAGCGCACCACGGGCAATCCCCTGGCCAGCCCTGAACTGTTCGGCATCGCCGCCGGCGCCGGGCTCGGCCTCCTGGGCGCCCTCCTGCTGCTGCCGCAGGTGGAAGGCACCCTTCTGTTCGCCAGCACCAGCCTCGGCGCGGGCGCGACGCTCGCCGCCATGATGGCGCTTGGCCGCCGCACGGCCTTCGCCCCGGCCCATATCCTGCTAGCGGGCATGGCGCTCACCGCTTTGCTCTCGGCACTGGGGGCGGTGCTGATGTTCAGCGGCGATCCGCGCGCGCTGGTGCTCATCGCCTTTCTGTCCGGCTCCACCTATGGCGTCACCGCCGGCGAAGCGCTGGTCGCCTGCGGGGTCGCGCTGGCGGCCCTCTGCCTCCTGCCGTTCATGCGCCGCTGGCTCGCCGTGCTGCCGCTTGGCGCCGATCTCAGCCGCAGCCTCGGGGTGCGGGTGGGGCCGAGCCGGCTGGCGCTTCTGGGGCTCGCGGCCATCGCCACGGCGGCGGGCACGCTGATCACCGGCCCCCTGTCCTTCGCCGGCCTGCTGGCGCCCCACATGGCGCGCCTGCTGGGCTTTCGCGGCGCTCTGGTGCAGAGCTATGCCGCCGCCATCCTCGGGGCGGGGCTGATGGTCTGCGCCGACATTCTGGGCCGCACGCTCGCCTTTCCCTGGCAGATGCCGGCGGGCCTGGTGGCCAGCCTGATCGGCGGCGGCTATTTCCTCCTGCTGCTGGCGCGGCGCCGCGCATGATCGCGGCGCTTGCCCCCCTCTTCCGCGGCCCCCTTGCGCCCTATGCCGAGGCCCTGCGCCTGCAAGCGGACGCCACCGCCCGGCCGGGATCGGACCTGACCGATCCGGATTTCCTCACCAGCCAGATGACCCTCTTCTCCCGCCGCTTTGCCCAGCCGGAGCGCCGGGCTGTGGCCTCCCTCTGGATGAAGCACCATGTCTCCGCCGTGCTCACGCCGGTGCTGGCGGCCAATCTCCTGCTCGGCCGGCAGATGCCGGTGGCGCTGGAGGAGATCGACGTCCTTCCGGGTCCCAAGGGCATCGCCGAGGCCCTCATCCTGCCCCAAGATGGCACGCCGGTCAGCCGCGCCGACCCTTTCGCCCGCTTCTCGCCCCTCCTGGAGGGCCATGTCGCGCCACTGGTGAAGGCGGTGGCGAAGGCAAGCGGCATTGCTCCCAAAGTGTTGTGGAGCAATGTGGGGAACTGGTTCGACGGGCTCACCGGCGAGGCCGAGGCCATGGGTGCGGAGGGTGTCGGCGATGCGCGCGCGCTCCTGGCGCTGGAACGCGCGCCCGATGGCACCCGCAATCCTGTCTTCGCCGCCGTCCGCCACACGGCGGAAGGGCGCAAGCGCCGGGTGTGCTGCCTGCGCTACCTCATCCCCGAGCTCGATTTGTGCGACACCTGCCCCCTGCCCGATCCGGCGCGCCCATGACCATTGAGGCCCACGCCCCTCTCACCTTCGCCCGCCTCATCGCGCCCTTCCGCACCCGAATGGCGCTCGCCGCGCTGGCAGGCCTCGTGGGTGGAGCGGCCATGGCGGGGGTGCTGGCGGCCGTGAATGCGGCCCTCGCTGACCCCACCTCCTTCGCCAACCTCGCGCTGGTGCTGGGTCTCGGGGGCGCGGCCCTGGCCGGAACCCTGGCGGCGGACCTGACCTCCACCCTGGTGGGCCAGAAACTGGTGGCGGAATTGCGCACCCATCTCGCCCGACTGATCCTCGGGGCGCCGCTGCGGGAACTGGAGCAGTTCCGCGGCCATCGCCTGATCCCGATCCTGGTCTCGGACATCGCCATTATGAGCGAAATGGCCTCGGTGCTGCCCCCCTTGGCGGTGGCGCTGGTGGTGGTGGCGGGATGCCTGGCTTACCTGGCGCTGCTCTCTCCGCTCCTGTTCGGCCTGACCTTCCTCGTGCTGGTGATAGGCGTCGTCTTGCAGCTCTGGGCGCGGGTGCGCGGCGTGCGGCTCTATGTGGCGGCGCGCGATGCGGAGGACGACCTGCACCGGCATTTCCGCACCCTGGTGGAGGGCGCCAAGGAATTGCAACTGCATCGGGGCCGGCGTCAACGCCTGCTCTCCGACGGATTCGTCGCCACGGCGGAGCACATCCGCGCACTCCAGGCCCGCGCGATGGTCATTCTCATCGCCTGCCGGACGCTGGGCTCGGGGTTGCTCATCCTTCTGGTGGCCCTGGTGGTGGGGCTGGCCGCGCATGCGGGGGGTGATCCGGGCGGAGCGGAGACGGCGCGGGGCTTTGTGCTGGTTCTCCTGTTCATGAAGGGACCGCTCGACCAATTGCTCAACCATCTGCCGGCGGCGGGACGGGCGCATATCGCCTGGAGCCGCATCCGGGGTGTCGCACGCCGCTTCGGGGCGCTGCAGGGGCCGAAGGAGACCGCGCGCCGGACCACCCTGGAGCCGCTGCGGGAACTTCGACTGGAAGGCGTCGCGTTCCAGCACGCAGATGCGGGGGGCGGTTTCCAGCTCGGCCCCCTCGACCTGTCCATCCGTGCAGGAGAGACGGTGTTCGTGGCCGGCGCCAATGGCGCGGGCAAGACCACCCTCATCAAGCTCCTGCTGGGCCTTTACGTGCCCGGCGCAGGCCACGTGCTGTGGAACGGGCAGCCGGTGCGCGAGGGCAATCGCGACGATTACCGGCAGATGTTCGCCGCCGTCCTCTCAGATCATTTCCTGTTCGACGGCCCCGCTGAAGGCGGCGCCGGGCGAGCGCTCGGGCTCTTGGATCGGCTCGGCCTCGCCCATAAGGTCACGCTGGAGGGCACCCAATGGTCGACGCTCGACCTCTCCACAGGCCAGCGCAAGCGCCTCGCTCTGGTGGATGCCTGGTTGCAGGATCGGCCGGTGATGGTGTTCGACGAATGGGCGGCGGACCAGGACCCCGCCTTCCGCCGACTCTTCTACGAGGAGATCCTGCCCGAGCTGAAGCTGGCGGGCCGGACTCTCATCGTCATCTCCCATGACGACCGCTATTTCGCTGCCGCCGACCGCCTCCTGATGCTCGAAGGCGGCCAACTCCAGCCGCTTCCCGCGCCGCGCCCCGTGAAGGAGGCTGCTCCGTGATCGTTGAAACCGCCCTCTCCCCCGTACCGCGCCCCGGCGCCGATGTCCCCCTCTTCGTCCTGGAGGGGGCCGGCTTTGCCGTGGAGGGGCGCTCTCTCCTTGCCCCCCTCGACCTGGAGGTGAAGGCCGGCCAGGTGACGGGCCTGATCGGCCATAACGGCTCGGGGAAGTCCACCTTGCTGAAGCTGCTCGCGCGGCAGGAAGCGCCCACCTCCGGCACCATCCACTTCGAGGGGCGGCCGCTCGCGCAGTGGAACGCCCGCGCCTTGGCACGCCGCATCGGCCACTTGCCCCAGCAGCCGCCCGCCGCACCCGGCCTTCGGGTGCGCGAACTGGTGGCACTTGGGCGCTATCCTTGGCACGGCGCGCTCGGCCGGTTCGGCGCACAGGACCGCGCCAAGGTAGAGGAGGCCCTCCAGGCGACGGGCGTCTCCGATCTTGCGGGGCGCGATGTGGACACGCTTTCAGGCGGGGAGCGCCAGCGGGCCTTCATCGCCATGCTGCTGGCGCAGGATGCCCCCACCTTGCTGCTGGACGAGCCCACCTCCGCGCTCGACATCGCCCATCAGATGGAGGTGCTCACCCTCGTGCGGGAGTTGGCGGACACGCGCGGCATGAGCATCCTTCTGGTGCTGCACGACATCAACCTCGCCGCCCGCTTCTGCGACCACATCCTCGCCTTGCGCGCCGGGCACCTTCTGGCGCGCGGCGCGCCGGGAGATCTCATGGAGCCGCGGACGCTGGAAGAGATTTACGGCATCGCCATGGGCGTGATGCCCGCCGCGCAACCGACCCGGCCCATGGCCTTCGTGCCCTGACGCGACGAGCGGCCCGCCGCCGGCTCAGGCGGCGCCGACCAAGGGCGCGAGATCGGCCAGCGATGTCACCTCGCGGTCCGGCCGGCCCGGCAGCCGCTCCGGCCGCTGTCCATAGCGGTTGCACCAGACCACCCGCATGCCGAATGCGGAAGCCGCATGGGCGTCCCAGGCATTGGACGACTGGAACGCCAGTTGCGGCGCCGCCAGGTCGAGCCGGTCGAGGGCATGCTGATAGACGGCCGGGTGTGGCTTGAACACGCCGACATCCTCTGCCGAGATCACCGCGTCAAACAGCCCGTCGAGCCCCGCCCCGCCGACTGCCGCCGCCAGCATGGCCGGCGTTCCGTTGGAGAGGATGGCGAGGCGCATGCCCGCCGCCTTCAGCCGGCGCAACACGCCAGGCACCTCCGGAAAGACGGCAAGGGTGAGATAGAGATCCATCAGATGGGCGCGCAAATCCGGCCCTGCGATGCCGAGCGTCTCCAACGCGAAGTCGAGGGCGTCGCCCGTGACCTGGTGAAAGTCCGCATGGCGTCCCTGGGCAGCACGCAGCCACGTATATTGGAGCTGCTTGTCCCGCCATAAGGCGCCCAGGGCGCCCCTCTTCTCCCCGGGCAGGCCGGG
This genomic interval from Aquabacter sp. L1I39 contains the following:
- a CDS encoding ABC transporter substrate-binding protein, producing the protein MDVTLRSVLDRRTLAKALLGGLLASGLPALGRARADGAHRVVSLDLMLTEQLLTLGVPPLAVANIPLYERLVAEPALPAGVEDVGPQQEPNRELMQYLQPDLIVGLSWQAFRQQALARIAPVAFLPPPGRSGAPVEGVQELLAELGRRTGREAEAAARNAMLRARLADAEARLVGRVSRPVYLVRFMEDGRHAAVFGTRSLIGDVAARIGLANAWAGRGNASGVATIGIADLAAVPEAGLIHFDRGAETARALARLGESPFWQALPLVRAGRVAAMPVIYPSGGVASALRLVAQVEALYLGAGGSRV
- a CDS encoding TonB-dependent siderophore receptor, encoding MTNSSVARGGRGRVRFPGLGQVLLASSALSLGLVVALPAYAQSAPQATAPASAQAINFSIPAQPLANAIDAFIRVTGWQVGYSSALADGLFSRPVNGAHTPLDALRIMLGGTGISVSTTGPRTATLVAPSSRSGSSSDLLLDMIQVQGEDPTQHVDGYLATVSATATGIATPIIETPQSVSVVTSDLIRDTGASTVTEAIQYTPSVNAQSPAFSRTVDDLMIRGFNVANGNMGMLRDGMKYQSNVYDGGQEPYGLERIEILRGPSSILYGQLSPGGVVNAVSKRPTFEPFYEVNAEYGSFDWAQISTDMGGQALGNPNMAYRFTTLFRKADTNIDYVNDDRIYIAPAFTWRNDTTSLTILANYQQIDSRFVAPMPYSALASGQVSRSLFIGNTNYDTFETQTSSIGYLFEHEFDNGVRLRNATRYYQADVTWNYMQWGLLQANGNLIRRASDRQDTSTGVTSDTSLEWKFETGPIVHTALAGFDYYYRGYDTDRYRSGLYNNFNIYFPDNNQLPPSINYNVNYGSNSTGNQYGLYLQDQMKMWDKLVLLVGGRYDWAQSESTSYQTNAVTNQNDSAFSGRAGLVYLFDNGLAPYLSVSQSFQPQVGANSFTGAAFQPSSGLQYEAGVRYEPVGANYLLSAAVYDITQSNVVTTDASGLQYQIGEVNSKGFEFSATGKFGALNMVAAYSYTDARITQSVDPSEIGQREALVPLNTVALWADYALDELGVRGLKIGAGVRYLSDMNMPDVGTAVPGYTLVDAMVRYDLGAANPNLKGAVLAVNGKNIFNAQYMTCTGSDGCRYGVPATVTATLTYRW
- the fhuB gene encoding Fe(3+)-hydroxamate ABC transporter permease FhuB, which encodes MSDALSAARAPSSSRAGPFGLGLGLLLLILASALLARACAAEVPPGAWWRTAFAPSPFDMHQLMVREALLPRFAVSLLAGAALGLSGVLFQQVLRNPLAEAGTLGVFAGAKLAVMAALLFSPGLLAFGLEAPALAGGLLSFLAVAGIGARQRFAPLVVILAGMVVGLFCEGISQALLLFYHEALTDLQAWQAGSLAQNNWAPTRMLAVLLVAGLGAAALMARPLAAFDLSEDSARSLGVAVAPVRAAALCAAVALAVGVAALVGVIGFIGLAGPALARAAGARTLKARLWSAPLQSAGLLALTDQVVAATFGSQLPTGAVTAVLGAPLLLWLLRRVRAGAMGPVMNAALGRRLGEQSAFVALSGLILALTTACALALVLGRTPEGWALALGPDFAAMLPWRAPRVAAAAAAGALFALSGQILQRTTGNPLASPELFGIAAGAGLGLLGALLLLPQVEGTLLFASTSLGAGATLAAMMALGRRTAFAPAHILLAGMALTALLSALGAVLMFSGDPRALVLIAFLSGSTYGVTAGEALVACGVALAALCLLPFMRRWLAVLPLGADLSRSLGVRVGPSRLALLGLAAIATAAGTLITGPLSFAGLLAPHMARLLGFRGALVQSYAAAILGAGLMVCADILGRTLAFPWQMPAGLVASLIGGGYFLLLLARRRA
- a CDS encoding haloacid dehalogenase type II, with the protein product MTIVPLEGIKACVFDAYGTLFDLSSAVSGCPGLPGEKRGALGALWRDKQLQYTWLRAAQGRHADFHQVTGDALDFALETLGIAGPDLRAHLMDLYLTLAVFPEVPGVLRRLKAAGMRLAILSNGTPAMLAAAVGGAGLDGLFDAVISAEDVGVFKPHPAVYQHALDRLDLAAPQLAFQSSNAWDAHAASAFGMRVVWCNRYGQRPERLPGRPDREVTSLADLAPLVGAA
- a CDS encoding FecR family protein, producing the protein MQAEALDWFTRLQAVPADAALQARFEAWLAENPRHADAYGRIAGMWGDPAFGAAVERRAVALAPPAPQRRAGLTRRGWLAGGLAAALVLAVGGAHLSGAWTRLGADYATAVAERRTVQLPDGSRMILDGASAAAIDFDGDRRTVHLLEGEAYFDVVSDPARPFRAVGRFGEVEVTGTAFSVRLGEGADEVVLARGRVEVRALAGNAPPSALSPGDMVMVNRNGLSAVRKVDTERALAWLDGRLSFSRRPLGDVIEDVRRSYDGRIFILNGDVARREVSGSYRLDDPVLVIRSLAEAAGAQASFLPGGIIILR
- a CDS encoding ABC transporter ATP-binding protein, with amino-acid sequence MIVETALSPVPRPGADVPLFVLEGAGFAVEGRSLLAPLDLEVKAGQVTGLIGHNGSGKSTLLKLLARQEAPTSGTIHFEGRPLAQWNARALARRIGHLPQQPPAAPGLRVRELVALGRYPWHGALGRFGAQDRAKVEEALQATGVSDLAGRDVDTLSGGERQRAFIAMLLAQDAPTLLLDEPTSALDIAHQMEVLTLVRELADTRGMSILLVLHDINLAARFCDHILALRAGHLLARGAPGDLMEPRTLEEIYGIAMGVMPAAQPTRPMAFVP
- a CDS encoding cyclic peptide export ABC transporter translates to MTIEAHAPLTFARLIAPFRTRMALAALAGLVGGAAMAGVLAAVNAALADPTSFANLALVLGLGGAALAGTLAADLTSTLVGQKLVAELRTHLARLILGAPLRELEQFRGHRLIPILVSDIAIMSEMASVLPPLAVALVVVAGCLAYLALLSPLLFGLTFLVLVIGVVLQLWARVRGVRLYVAARDAEDDLHRHFRTLVEGAKELQLHRGRRQRLLSDGFVATAEHIRALQARAMVILIACRTLGSGLLILLVALVVGLAAHAGGDPGGAETARGFVLVLLFMKGPLDQLLNHLPAAGRAHIAWSRIRGVARRFGALQGPKETARRTTLEPLRELRLEGVAFQHADAGGGFQLGPLDLSIRAGETVFVAGANGAGKTTLIKLLLGLYVPGAGHVLWNGQPVREGNRDDYRQMFAAVLSDHFLFDGPAEGGAGRALGLLDRLGLAHKVTLEGTQWSTLDLSTGQRKRLALVDAWLQDRPVMVFDEWAADQDPAFRRLFYEEILPELKLAGRTLIVISHDDRYFAAADRLLMLEGGQLQPLPAPRPVKEAAP
- the fhuF gene encoding siderophore-iron reductase FhuF, which gives rise to MIAALAPLFRGPLAPYAEALRLQADATARPGSDLTDPDFLTSQMTLFSRRFAQPERRAVASLWMKHHVSAVLTPVLAANLLLGRQMPVALEEIDVLPGPKGIAEALILPQDGTPVSRADPFARFSPLLEGHVAPLVKAVAKASGIAPKVLWSNVGNWFDGLTGEAEAMGAEGVGDARALLALERAPDGTRNPVFAAVRHTAEGRKRRVCCLRYLIPELDLCDTCPLPDPARP